TGCGAAATCACCGCTTTGGAGCAATGCCCGCGCGCCCAGCCGATGCCATTCCGGTTCATCACTTGCCGGAGCGGCATCGAGCATCTCCAGCGCCTCGCGATATTTGCCCTGCAGAATATTGGCCCGGGCACGCAGCCGTACCAGCGCATCACCCGATATGCCGTCACCGGGCTTGACCTTGGACAGCGCGTTTTCCGCCGACAGCCCGTCGCCAAGCTCCAGCATGGTGCGGGCAAAGAGCAGATTTACCTCGGGTGATGATGGATCCGCCCTGAGCGCATTCATCAGGTGAATGCGGGCATCGGCAAAGCTGTTCTCGGCAAAGGCCTGCTTGCCGGCAGCCCAGGGGTCTTCGGGTGCGCCAATGCCGCATCCTGCCAGCGTCATTGCGGCGGCAAGCGCAACGAACATGGAGCGGTTGCGTCTGTTCGGCGATATATTCGATCGTGACATGGTCAATGGCTATAGCAGCAAAGACTGAAAATACCCTGAAACATTTGCAATTATAGGGAGATACTATCAGCCACCCCATGCATCATCTTATCCTGTCAATGGACACGAAAAAAGGCGCCGGAACAGTCTCCGGCGCCCTTTTCGAGGGTGACAGACAGTATCGGGTTACGGCTCAGCTATATACCCGCTTGCGACGGCGCAGGCCGAAACCGAGCCCGATCAGTCCCATGGCCATCAGGCCCAGACCTGCCGGTGCCGGAACCGGAGTACCACCGGTCGAACCACCCGGCCTCTCATGCAGGTTGAGGTTGAAATCCCAGTGCTGACGCAGTGGGTTGCCATATGGGTCGAGCACATTGATCCATGCCGAAGCGCCAAATTTGTCGTTCTTGTCATTGGCACCCGGTCCGACCTGGACTGTGGTGTTTCCGGCAAACGGGTCGGCGGAGTTCAGGGTAAACACCCGACCATCGATAGTGATGGTGCCCGATCCGGTGGTGAAAAAGTCGATGTCAGGCGTATCGGTGGCCGCATTGAACGGGCCGCCGCCGGCCTTGTAATCGAAATTGGTGCCGAAAATGGTTTCGAGGAAACCGCCAAAGCTGAGATCGATCTGGGCGACATTGCCCTGATTGTTGATGGCGCTGCCGGTGAAGGTGGCCGTCTGGTTCTGCTCATCAATGGTGAACAGCGCGCCATCCTGCAGCGAATAGCGGCGACCGCAACCCGAACCCAGGCCGCCGGTCCACAGGCCGTGCGAACACTGCCCGGCATTGTTATAATCCTTGGCGTCAAACTGAATGACGTTGGCCGATGCCATTTGCGGCACGGTCATCGCCATAGCGGCAATAACTACTGCGCCCCTGATAAACTTCTTGAACATTTTCTGTCTCCCTGTGGCCGGATCAGGCAAAGCCGATCCCGCCCTTCTCAAATTCTTGCCATAAAGTTAAGCAGGGGGTGTGCCAAAATGCTGAAAACGCCTGTTTTGCGTGATTTCAAAGGTTAACGCTACGTCGCCAAATCGGTGATTTGTCAAAAAATCCGACGTTTCTACTCGCCGGTACCATTTTTCGCCTTATCGCTGGCGCGCGGCCGCCTTTCGGCGTCGCCAGCCCATCAGGCCAAGTGTGGTAAGGCCCAGAGCCATCAGGCCCATGCCTGCGGGGGCAGGCACGCTGGTGCTGTTGCGCGGTGTCAGCCTGCCGCTTATGATTACGGGATCCTCAAATCTGGGCTGCGGATTATCCAATGTGGTAAGGCGGCCAAAGATACCCAGTCCTGGAAATGCATCATTGGCGTTTACGCCAAATTGCAGGACACCGCTTGCTTCGGGATCGAGGAAGCGGTTTATCGTCAATGGCCGTGCCGTGGCTATGCGAATCCCACCATTGACTTCGGTAAAAAAGTCTATGGCGGGAACGTCATTCACCGGATCATAGAAAAAAGGGCCTGTCGGATCGACCAGGATGTCCGTTCCCAGAACCGTGTCGAGAAATCCGCTAAATTCAAGATCAATTTCAGCCGTAAAACCCCTGCGATTGATCAGCGACCCGGCAAATGAACCTGTTCCCGCCTCTCTGTCGACGGAAAATATAACATCGCCATCCGGGAAAAACTGATCATTACAATCGAAACCAACAACCGCGACGAGGACCAGCGATGAACATCTCTGGCCATCAGCCGCAATGAAGTCTTCCCTGCTGCTGACATCAAATTTAATGATGTTTGCCACTGCAGCCGTCGGCCCGAGCAGCGCTGCCAAAGTCAACAATATTGCGGAGGGTCTGGCCATTAGCTTACCTTCCTGTTCTTTTCCGCCGACGATAGCCTGCAAGCCCCATGGCGATCAGACCCAACCCCATCAGTCCAAGCCCGCCCGGGGCCGGGACGTCGGTTGCGCCGCGTTCGCGCAATGAACCACTTATTTGCGCGAGACCTGCATATTGTCCGGTTGCGTCTGTGAGATCGAACCCGCCAAATATCCCAAATCCGGGGCTAAACGGAATGGCACCCTCGCCAAATTCCAGAATGCGGTTTGGGGCAAAAACGCTATCGAAACTCGTAACGGTGAAAGTCTCGCTCCCATTTACGGTAATGCGACCATCTACAGAGCCAAAAAAATCAATATCAGGCACATCACTGAAGCGATTAAACTCTTCCAGGAAATTTCCGAAAGATAATTCCACAGAGGCCACATCACCAAGCCGATTGGTCAGCGCCCCTGTGAAAGTGGCGGTTTGCGCGGCGGTATCAACAACAAACAACGCACCATCTGGAGAACTGAAGGCACTGTCGTCATTAAAGGGAGGCGCGAGAAGCAGGATAGCATCGCCGCCTGTAGCAGGACTGCTAACCTCATATTCGATGATATTGGCCTGCACCATTTGCGGCATGCCAAACAGCGCCAACACGAAGAGTGTATATTGTCCTAAATATGCCAGCCACTTTCTTCTTGTGCGCATTACATTGTCCCTGAAGAATGACTTCATGTCTACACGCAGCACAAAGCGCGCCAGCCGGGCTAAATGAATGAAATTATTATGTTACTGTGGTTTACATGGTTACCCGGCCATTAACCATTGTCAGAATTTTCGACAATATGCTGATTCCGATCCTGTTATTTCAGCCGCGCACGCAGTTCGGTTTTGAGTACCTTGCCGATATGGCTGCGCGGCAGTTCATCAATCACATGCAGTGCCGACAACCTCTGGGTCTTGCCCAGTTCAGCATTGGTTGCCGCCAGCAGCGCATCCGGATCAAGCGCTTCGCCCGTTTCGGCAACGACAAAACCGACCGGGGTTTCGCCCCAGCGCTCGGATGCGACGCCCACCACCGCGGCATCGGCCACGCCGGGCTGTGCCATAAGCGCTTCCTCGAGATCGCGCGGATAGATATTGAAACCGCCGGAGATGATCATATCCTTGGACCGACCCATCAGCGTGATGAAACCATCCTCATCGACCCGGCCAATATCGCCCATGCGCTGCCAGCGATTGCCTTCCGCATCATACCAGCTGGCTTCCTGGGTCTTTTCCGGCTGGTTCTGATAGCCGCTCATCATCGTCGATGACCGTCCGACCAACTCGCCCATTTCGCCCGGCGGCAACTGATTGCCCGCCTCGTCGATGGTGATCACCTCGCTGCCGCCCCAGGCTATACCGACCGTATCCAGCTTGTCGGGATGCTCATGCGCCATCAACAGGCACACCACCCCGCCTTCGGTCATCGAATATATCTCCACCAGTCCGCCCGGCCAGCGGCGCAGTACCTCAGCCTTCAGCTCAGCCGAAAAGGGCGCGCTGGTACAATATTTGAGCTGGAACGACGACAGGTCGAAATCGTCAAACTGCGGATAATCCATCAACCGCTGATATTGCACCGGCACCAGCATGGTGTGGGTGACGCGGTGCTGCTGCGCCAGCTCCAGATAGCGTGCGACATCGAATTTGCGCATCAGCAGCACCGTGCCGCCATAATGCACGGTCGGGTTGAACAGGCCGAGCGTGGTGTTGGAATAGAGCGGCGTCGACAGCAATGTTACCTGCCCCGGCGCACCATAGCCCGAGCGCTCGCCCACCGCCGATTGCCGCCAGCGCATCAGCCGCGAATGGACAATCCCCTTGGGGGTGCCGGTGGTGCCGCTGGAATAGATGATATTATAGGGATCATCGGGACCGATATCGGGGGTTGTGGGCTGCGCGCCTTCCGCTGCCATCCAGTCGAACAGCGCCGGGCAGCCATCCATGGCGGCATCGAGCATGATGTGCTTCAGATCGGGCAGATCAACACCGCTTTCAAGCAGTTCCGCGCGCTTGGCGGTGTCGACAAACAGCATATCCGCGCCGCTATCGGCCATCATCGCAGCGAGCTGTTTCGGCGTCGCCGAAGTCGTCAACGGTGCGGCACAACCCCCGGCGATGATGGTGGCGATATAGACAAGCGCATAGCGTGCCGTTGTTGTACCGAGGATCGAAACCGCCTGGCCTTTTTGCATGCCCTCCGCCTGCAACTGTGCCGCGATGCGATAGACCAGCGGCACGGTCTCGCCCCATGTCAGCCGTTCCTCGCCATCATCAAACGCCATCCGCTCCGGGCGCTGCTGGCCATGCATGGCAATAAGGTCATGCAGATGACCAAAGGGCTGCTCGAGATAGGACACGGGGGTGTCGGTCATGGCCTTGGCTCTCCTCTGTCTTTTCTTTATCAGGCGGTCCGGACATCAACAGGCCGGTCGAAATCTTCACGCCTTTGCCCAAAGGTAAAGCCCGGATTGGGGCCGGGCAACCTGCTGCCGGCCTGTTTTGCATTTTCACTCCTGCCTTGCTGCGATAGGATAACCGGTAAGGCACAGTCAGATTGTCCGGAGAGGCCAGTGAAATGACACGAATATCGCGATGGCTGCCGGCATCGACGGCTCTTGCTCTGCTCTGCAACATCAGCGCATCGGCCAAGGCTGATGCCGATAGCAAATCCATTACCGAAGCCGACACTGTGCTCGCCATTTTCGCGCATCCTGATGATGAACTCATCGTTGCCCCCGCTTTGGCACGCCTTGCCCGGCAAGGCGCAGAGGTTCACATCCTCTATGCCACCAGGGGCGACCTTTCCGCGCCCCAGACCGATTTGCCGCCTGGCGAAGAGATCGCGGCGCTGCGCAGCGATGAAGCGCGATGTGCCTCACAGGCGCTGGGGCTATCCGATGCAATGCTGCTTGATTTCGGCGATGGAACGCTGGGGCAGCGAACACGGCCCAATAACCGTATTCTGGGGAGCCTTGCAGACCAGATCCGCGCCCAGATCGATGATTTTCATCCTGATCTGGTAATCAGCTGGGGGCCGGAAGGTGGCTATGGCCATCCCGATCATCGCCTGATCAGCGCCGTGGTCACCGAAGTCGTGCAGAGCATGGGTAATGATCGTCCTCAACTGCTCTATCCGGGCATCGCAAACGGCTCAATTCCCGATATTCCCGAAGCAAAGGTCATTCCGTGGATCACCACCGACCCTGCGCTGCTGACGATCAGCATTGCCTATGATGAGACTGACCTGGCCGCCAGCCGCGCCGCCTTTCCCTGTCACAAGAGCCAATATGTCAATACGCTGCTGATCCAGGGCGCCGACCTGTTTCACCAGACCATATGGCAGGGCGCAGTGCATTTCCGCCCGGCCTTTGCGCCCGCCGCCGAAAATTCCGGACGGGACTGAGATTCAGAGATAAATCTGGCTCTGCGTCACCACCGCCACCAGCGTGTCATCATCACGGGTTATCCGCGTCTGCCAGACCGAGAGCCGCTTGCCGATCTTGAGCGGTGTCGCCTCGCCGGTGAGCACCGTGCCGATCGGCGCATGGCTCAGAAAATTGGTTTTGCTCTCTGATGTCGTCGACGCTTCGCACCCCTCGGGCAGGTTCTGATAAGCGCCAAATGCGCCCAGCACATCGGCAAAGGTCATTATCGCGCCGCCATGGATGCTGGCGTTCGGGCCGCTGGCAATGTTGCAGATTTCCGATCGCACCGTGAGCGTGCCGATGACACGCTCCTTTTCGAGCGTGCGGATATCGATGCCGACATGCTTGGCAAAAGGCACGATATGAGCGGGATTGGGCATGGCATTTTCTCCCTGACTGCTGGCTGTTTCGGCAACTTTACCAAGACCCGATGCCTGCCGCCAAACGCGCTACGGCACGGGCAGCGACGCAGCCCATGGCAGCGTCCGAATCAGCACCTTTCGCATTGGCTCTGCGGGCGGTGAAAAATGTGGAAAAAATGCGCTTTTTATTGGGTAATCGCCTTTGAAAGCCCTATATATTTTCTATGACAGATACAGATGAAAACACCTCATCCGGAACGCCTGAAAATGGCATTGGCGATTCTGCCGATAACCCCAATCAGAGCGATTATGGCGCGGACTCGATCAAGGTCCTCAAAGGCCTTGATGCCGTGCGCAAACGCCCGGGCATGTATATTGGCGATACCGATGATGGTTCAGGCCTGCATCACATGGTCTTCGAGGTTTCCGACAATGCGATTGACGAGGCGCTGGCAGGGCATTGCGACCATGTGCTGATCACACTCAACCCCGATGGTTCGGTCTCTGTCTCGGACAATGGCCGCGGCATCCCGGTCGACATGCACAAGGAAGAAGGCGTGTCGGCGGCCGAGGTCATCATGACCCAGCTGCATGCCGGCGGCAAGTTCGAGAATACCTCGGACGACAATGCCTATAAGGTGTCCGGCGGTCTGCACGGCGTCGGCGTGTCGGTGGTCAACGCGCTATCCGAATGGCTCGACCTCAACATCTATCGTGATGGCAAGGAGCATTATATGCGCTTCCGCCATGGTGAAGCCGAGGCCCCGCTGAAAGTCATTGGTGATGCACCGATCAAGGACGATGGCAGCCCGGAAACCGGTACCAAGGTGACTTTCCTGCCCTCGCCCGAGACCTTCAAGATCACCGAGTTTGATTTTGAAAAGCTGGAGCATCGCTATCGCGAGCTTGCCTTCCTCAATTCGGGGGTGCGGATCATATTACGCGATGAGCGGCATGAGGAGCATCTGCAGCATGACCTGTTTTACGAAGGCGGGATCGCCGCCTTTGTCAGCTGGCTCGACCGCAACAAGACACCGCTGGTCGAGGATCCAATCGCGATTTCCGGTACCCGTGACGACATCACCATCGATGTCGCACTGGAATGGAATGACAGCTATTATGAGAATGTCCTCACCTTCACCAACAACATCCCGCAGCGCGATGGCGGCACCCATCTGGCCGCCTTCCGTGCGGCGCTGACCCGCACGATCAACAATTACGCCGAGCGTTCGGGGCTGATGAAGAAGGAGAAGGTCAAGCTCACCGGCGATGACATGCGCGAGGGCCTGACCGCTATCGTCTCGGTCAAGCTGCCTGACCCCAAATTCTCGTCGCAGACCAAGGACAAGCTGGTCAGCTCCGAGGTGCGCCAGCCGCTGGAAAGCCTGATGGCCGACAAGATGGATGAGTGGCTGGAAGAAAACCCGCAAAGCGCCAGCATGATCATCCGCAAGATTGTCGAGGCCGCCGCCGCCCGCGAAGCCGCGAAAAAGGCGCGCGAACTGACCCGGCGCAAGGGCGCGATGGATATCGCCTCGCTGCCCGGCAAGCTTTCCGACTGTCGCGAGCGCGACCCGGCCAAGTCCGAACTGTTCCTGGTCGAGGGTGACTCCGCTGGCGGCTCAGCCAAACAGGGCCGCAACAGCCAGTATCAGGCGATTTTGCCATTGAAGGGCAAGATCCTCAATGTCGAGCGCGCGCGCTTTGACCGGATCATCTCGTCCAAGGAAGTCGGCACGCTGATCCAGGCGATGGGCACCGGTATTCGCGATGATTTCGATATCGACAAGCTGCGCTATCACAAGATCATCATCATGACCGACGCCGATGTCGACGGCGCGCATATCCGCACGCTGCTGCTCACCTTTTTCCACCGGCAGATGGGCGAGATCATCCGCCGCGGCCATCTCTATATCGCCCAGCCGCCGCTCTATAAGGTCGCCAAGGGCAAGAGCGAGGTCTATCTCAAGGACGATGCGGCGCTCGATGCCTATCTGATCGAGGCCGGGCTGCAGGACCGGGTGCTCAACACCGCTGGTGGCGGCCAGATCGGGGCGAATGACCTCAAGGATCTGGTTGAACATGCCCGCCGTATGCGCGCGCTGATGGCCTATGCCCCGCGCCGCTATGATCCCGATATTGTCGAAGCGATGGCGCTCACCGGCGCGCTGGCACCCGATGGCGACACAGCGGCGCGCGCGGCGGCAGCCAAAGCCACCGCAGCCTGGCTCGATGCCGCAGACGAGGAGGCACGCTGGTCGGGCCGGGTGTCAGAAGAAGGCGGCTATCATTTCGAACGGCTGTGGCGCGGCGTTACCGATCATCATGTCATCGACGCCAAATTCCTGAACAGCACCGAGGCACGACGGCTGCACAGCCTCGCCATGGAGCGCGCCGAGCAATATCGGGATGGCAGCACGCTGGTGAAAATCGGTGATACGGACAACCCCAATGCCGCCGCCCGGGGCGTCACCATCACCCGCCCCAGCACCTTGCTCGACGCGGTGCTCGGTGCCGGGCGCAAGGGCCTGTCGGTGCAGCGCTACAAGGGACTGGGCGAGATGAATGCCGAGCAGCTCTGGGAAACCACGCTCGACCCGGACAACCGCTCGCTGCTCCAGGTGCATGTCGAGGACGCCGATGTCACCGACGAGATTTTCACCCGGCTGATGGGCGATATCGTCGAACCACGGCGCGAATTTATCCAGGACAATGCGCTGAATGTGGCGAATCTGGATGTGTGACAGGCCGGCACTCTAGCCGAGACATGAACCCCATCCACCTTCTCTACCGCTTCGCCCAGACCGGGCGGGCGCTTTACTGGCGGGTGTTCCGGCCCAAAGTCTTTGGCGCCAAGCTGGTGGTGCGCAATGCGGCGGGCGAGGTGCTGCTGATCCGGCACAGCTATGGCCGCAGCGATCTCTACATGCTGCCCGGTGGCGGCATCAGGCGCGGTGAGGCGGCGGTCGATGCAGCGCAACGCGAGCTGATGGAGGAGGTGGGCTGCCGCGCCGAAGGTCTGGCGTTGCTCGGCGAATATTTCGACGACAGCAAGGGCGCGCGCAACCATGTTAGCGTGTTCACCGCGACCACCAGTGACCAGCCAAAAATCGACGGGCGCGAAATTATCGAGGCGCGCTTTTTCCCGGTCACCGCCCTGCCCGCCTCTGCCTCCAGCGCTTCACGCCAGCGTATTCTTGAGATGCTCGGCGAGGCGCAGCCCGACGGGCGGTGGCATCCGGTGGCAGCGCAGAATCCGGGCGCGCCTCAATAGAGCGAACGGCTGGCATTCTGCCGCAGCCGGTGATGATGCGCCATGCCGGTCAGATGCTTCTGGTCCTCGAGGCTGCGGTCGGAAAATTCCGCCGCTTCGGGCACCCGGCTAAAGGCAATCTTCACGCCGAGATAATTGAGGTCCATGCCCTGTTGCGAGGCGGGCATCAGCGTCTCCATGCCATATTTGCGATTGGCATCGTCGATGCGCCGCCACAGCCCCGCCTGCAGCGCATCGCGATGATCGCTCTCAACACTGATGAACAGGTCGCGCTCGGGCGCGCCGTTCTGCAGGCCGAACAGATGCACTGCGGCGAGCTTGATCGAACGCCGGCGCCCATCACGATGGTGGCCCGGATCGGCGAGCCAATCCATCATCGGCCACCACATCTCGTCCAGCTGGGTGAGAAAGCGCCAGCTATTCTGGCTGGCACGAAAGCGAATATCCTGCGCCAGACTACCCTCGGGATAGAAACGCAGCGACAGGTGTAACCCCGAGGCATGCAGCCCGTAATGGCGTAATCGGCTCGCCGCCTTGAGCAGCAGCGCCCGGGCAACAATCCGTGCGCCTTCGGGGCGGCGATGCGCGCCGGAAAGCACCCGGCTGTGCCCGATCATCGCCTTTTTCGGCGCCGCGCCATCGGGCACGTCATGCCCCTTCAGGCCATAGATGAATCGCTCACCGGTCACCGAACCCCAGATCGCGCGCGCCTGTTTCGGGGCCAGGTTCCACAGGCTGATAAAATCGGCAATGCCGGCGCGGATCAGCCGCTGCGATACGCCGCGGCCAATGCCGGGGATCGCTTCCAGCGGCAAAGTCGCCAGCGCGCCGGGCAGGTTTTCGGGCAGGATCACGGTCAGGCCGTCGGGCTTTTGCAGGCCGCTGGCAAGCTTCGCCAGCAGGGTGCTGGAGGACAGGCCGATGGAGCAGCGGATCGCCGCACCGAAGCGGGCATGCAATCCCGCCTTGATCCGCCGCGCCAGCGCCCGTGCCGCCTTTGGCTCGGCCTCTTCGGGGTTGAGCCGGCAGACACATTCATCGATCGAACAGACACGCTGGATCGGGATATGCCGCTCAATCTCCTCGAGCAATTTGTGGTGCATCACAACATAGCGGTCATGCCGCGCCGGGCGCACCGCGACATCAGGACAGATTTCGCGCGCCTCGCGCACCGTGGTGCCACGCGATATGCCCAGCGCCTTGGCCTCATAGCTGGCGGCAATCGCGCCGCTATGCTCCGATTGCAGCGGAATGACAATCACCGGGCGGCCGATCAGCGCCGGCTCGTCATGCTGTTCGACACTGGCGAAATAGGCGTTGAAGTCGATAAAGATATAGCGCAGCCCGCCAGCATTCTCGCCAAACTCACTATCGGCAAAGGCCAGCCCTTCACCCGTGGCACCGTCGGGGAGTGGTACCAATGGACGCGCATCATCGCTGACCCCGCCAGTGGCGGATGGAGATATCGCTTCGCCTTGCATGATTGGAACAAAGTAAGAACATTTGACCTGATTCGTCAAGCGCTTTACAGAAAGCCGAAGCTCTGCTGTTGCGGTTTCACCGGCACATCATCATCTCCCGCTTCCTCCCCGGCGAGATCCAGCGCGCTCAGCGTCAGGCCCAGCAGCCGTATCCCCTGCTCCACCGGAAGCAGTGCTTCAAGCAGGGCATGGCCGATCTCGGAGAATTCGGCCTTGTCGGCGACCCAGCGGTCGAGCGAATGGGCCCGGGTAATCTGGTGAAAATCGGCATATTTGACCTTGAGCGTCACCGTGCGGCCCTGTGCCTCGTTCTTCTCGATCCGTTCCCAGACAATATCGACAATATGGTCGAGTGCCTGGCGCAGTGCGTCATCGGCCAGAATGTCCTCGCCATAGGTGCGTTCGCCACCGATCGACTTGCGGATACGGTTGGGCTGAACCGGACGGTGGTCGATGCCGCGCGCCGCGCCATGGAGATATGTCGCGAACTTGCCGAAATGCTCCTGCATCCATTCCTGAGGCTTTGCACGCAGATCGGCGCCGGTCTCGATCCCCAGCGCCGCCATTTTCTCTGCCGTGCGCGGACCAACGCCATGAAACCGGCGCACCGGCAGCGCGGCAACAAAATCCGGCCCCTGCTCTGGTCGGATAACGCACAGGCCATCGGGCTTGTTCTGGTCCGAGGCGATCTTGGCGATAAACTTGTTATAGGAGACACCGGCGCTGGCGGTAAGTCGGGTTTCTTCACGGATAGCGACGCGAATGGCCTCGGCAATCAATGTCGCCGAACCGATCCCCTGCTTGTCGTTGGTGACATCGAGATAGGCCTCATCAAGTGACAGCGGCTCGACCAGATCGGTATGCTGGTGAAAGATGGCACGGATCTGCTGCGACACCTGGCGATAGACATCGAAGCGGTGCTTGACGAAGATCAGATCGGGGCAGCGCCGCGCCGCCGTCACCGACGGCATGGCCGAGCGCACCCCATATTTACGCGCCTCATAGCTGGCCGCTGCCACCACCCCGCGCCGCGCTGATCCCCCCACCGCTACAGGCTTGCCCCGCAGTTCCGGATTATCGCGCTGCTCCACACTGGCGAAGAACGCATCCATGTCGACATGGATGATCTTGCGCGGCGGGGCGGCGCTGTCATCACCGTCTTCAACGTCAGGCTTGCTGCTCTCGCCACTCATGCCGGCAAAATAGGCGGCCAAGAAACCATTGGCAATTGTCCCGAAGCATGGCCATAAGATGCTTTCCGCTTTGCATAATTCGTCATTCCGGAAGCCGGCTTTCTCCAAATCTCCGATTTGGCAAGAAAAGCCAGCTATCCGGAATCTGGGACAAGCAGAGGTAGCGCTTGTGGTCCTGGATTCCGGATCAAG
Above is a genomic segment from Pseudomonadota bacterium containing:
- a CDS encoding PEP-CTERM sorting domain-containing protein (PEP-CTERM proteins occur, often in large numbers, in the proteomes of bacteria that also encode an exosortase, a predicted intramembrane cysteine proteinase. The presence of a PEP-CTERM domain at a protein's C-terminus predicts cleavage within the sorting domain, followed by covalent anchoring to some some component of the (usually Gram-negative) cell surface. Many PEP-CTERM proteins exhibit an unusual sequence composition that includes large numbers of potential glycosylation sites. Expression of one such protein has been shown restore the ability of a bacterium to form floc, a type of biofilm.) yields the protein MFKKFIRGAVVIAAMAMTVPQMASANVIQFDAKDYNNAGQCSHGLWTGGLGSGCGRRYSLQDGALFTIDEQNQTATFTGSAINNQGNVAQIDLSFGGFLETIFGTNFDYKAGGGPFNAATDTPDIDFFTTGSGTITIDGRVFTLNSADPFAGNTTVQVGPGANDKNDKFGASAWINVLDPYGNPLRQHWDFNLNLHERPGGSTGGTPVPAPAGLGLMAMGLIGLGFGLRRRKRVYS
- a CDS encoding PEP-CTERM sorting domain-containing protein (PEP-CTERM proteins occur, often in large numbers, in the proteomes of bacteria that also encode an exosortase, a predicted intramembrane cysteine proteinase. The presence of a PEP-CTERM domain at a protein's C-terminus predicts cleavage within the sorting domain, followed by covalent anchoring to some some component of the (usually Gram-negative) cell surface. Many PEP-CTERM proteins exhibit an unusual sequence composition that includes large numbers of potential glycosylation sites. Expression of one such protein has been shown restore the ability of a bacterium to form floc, a type of biofilm.) produces the protein MARPSAILLTLAALLGPTAAVANIIKFDVSSREDFIAADGQRCSSLVLVAVVGFDCNDQFFPDGDVIFSVDREAGTGSFAGSLINRRGFTAEIDLEFSGFLDTVLGTDILVDPTGPFFYDPVNDVPAIDFFTEVNGGIRIATARPLTINRFLDPEASGVLQFGVNANDAFPGLGIFGRLTTLDNPQPRFEDPVIISGRLTPRNSTSVPAPAGMGLMALGLTTLGLMGWRRRKAAARQR
- a CDS encoding PEP-CTERM sorting domain-containing protein (PEP-CTERM proteins occur, often in large numbers, in the proteomes of bacteria that also encode an exosortase, a predicted intramembrane cysteine proteinase. The presence of a PEP-CTERM domain at a protein's C-terminus predicts cleavage within the sorting domain, followed by covalent anchoring to some some component of the (usually Gram-negative) cell surface. Many PEP-CTERM proteins exhibit an unusual sequence composition that includes large numbers of potential glycosylation sites. Expression of one such protein has been shown restore the ability of a bacterium to form floc, a type of biofilm.) — its product is MKSFFRDNVMRTRRKWLAYLGQYTLFVLALFGMPQMVQANIIEYEVSSPATGGDAILLLAPPFNDDSAFSSPDGALFVVDTAAQTATFTGALTNRLGDVASVELSFGNFLEEFNRFSDVPDIDFFGSVDGRITVNGSETFTVTSFDSVFAPNRILEFGEGAIPFSPGFGIFGGFDLTDATGQYAGLAQISGSLRERGATDVPAPGGLGLMGLGLIAMGLAGYRRRKRTGR
- a CDS encoding class I adenylate-forming enzyme family protein, with amino-acid sequence MTDTPVSYLEQPFGHLHDLIAMHGQQRPERMAFDDGEERLTWGETVPLVYRIAAQLQAEGMQKGQAVSILGTTTARYALVYIATIIAGGCAAPLTTSATPKQLAAMMADSGADMLFVDTAKRAELLESGVDLPDLKHIMLDAAMDGCPALFDWMAAEGAQPTTPDIGPDDPYNIIYSSGTTGTPKGIVHSRLMRWRQSAVGERSGYGAPGQVTLLSTPLYSNTTLGLFNPTVHYGGTVLLMRKFDVARYLELAQQHRVTHTMLVPVQYQRLMDYPQFDDFDLSSFQLKYCTSAPFSAELKAEVLRRWPGGLVEIYSMTEGGVVCLLMAHEHPDKLDTVGIAWGGSEVITIDEAGNQLPPGEMGELVGRSSTMMSGYQNQPEKTQEASWYDAEGNRWQRMGDIGRVDEDGFITLMGRSKDMIISGGFNIYPRDLEEALMAQPGVADAAVVGVASERWGETPVGFVVAETGEALDPDALLAATNAELGKTQRLSALHVIDELPRSHIGKVLKTELRARLK
- a CDS encoding PIG-L family deacetylase, with the translated sequence MTRISRWLPASTALALLCNISASAKADADSKSITEADTVLAIFAHPDDELIVAPALARLARQGAEVHILYATRGDLSAPQTDLPPGEEIAALRSDEARCASQALGLSDAMLLDFGDGTLGQRTRPNNRILGSLADQIRAQIDDFHPDLVISWGPEGGYGHPDHRLISAVVTEVVQSMGNDRPQLLYPGIANGSIPDIPEAKVIPWITTDPALLTISIAYDETDLAASRAAFPCHKSQYVNTLLIQGADLFHQTIWQGAVHFRPAFAPAAENSGRD
- a CDS encoding PaaI family thioesterase — its product is MPNPAHIVPFAKHVGIDIRTLEKERVIGTLTVRSEICNIASGPNASIHGGAIMTFADVLGAFGAYQNLPEGCEASTTSESKTNFLSHAPIGTVLTGEATPLKIGKRLSVWQTRITRDDDTLVAVVTQSQIYL